The genomic interval CGAAGCCGACTTGCGGGTATTCCGCGCAACGCGCCTGCGCGGCATCGAGCGCCGCCTGCGCGACGTCGAGGGCGGTCAGCGCCCCGCAGCGAGGGGCGAGCGCCCGGGTGAAGACGCCGATGGAGCAGCCGACCTCCAGAGCCCGGTCGTAGCGCGCCCGTGGCAGGGCCTGGAGCGTCGCGGCGTATTTCTCCGCCTCGTAGGCGCTGGAGGTGAAGCGCCAGGGATCGGAATCGGAAGCGTAGATCTCCGAAAAGTAGCGCTCCGGCAGCGTCTCCGTCCGACGGCCGCTCATCCCACACGCTCCGCGGCGCGCGGGGTGGCCTCGTCGGGCCACAGGGCGTGGAGCGGCTCATCGGCCGCCAATGCGTGCGCGGCCATGCCGGTCAGGGCGAAATCCGGGGCCGGCTGGCGCAGATAGGTTGCGAGGTCGCGCATCAGGCGCTCCAGGGGATGGCTTTCGAGGAACCCCGCGAGCCCGATCGAACGCTGCGCCAGGGTGATCACGTCGAGGCCCGCCTGCTCGACTGCGGCGCGGGCGAGGTTGACGTAGGCGATGACCCGCTCGGGGTGGCCGGCTTCCGCGGCAGCGAGGCGGGCGGCGCGGGCGACGAGCAGGCGGCTCGTCTCCGCCGCGACCATGGCCCGCCCGAACCGGGCCTGCTGGTGCGGGTCGTCGGCCCGGCCGGTGGCGGCGAGATGCGCCCGGTGGGTCTCGAGCACCGCCTCGATCCCGCCGAGCTGGACCGCGAGGAAGCGCCACGCCCCGGCGAAGAAGAAGGGCTGGCGCCCATAATCGTCCGGCGCGCCGATCACCTCGCCGTCGCGCAGGCCGAGCCCGGAGAAATCGACCGTACCGGTCGCGGTCGCCCGCATGCCGTGGACGCACCACTCCGACAGGTCGGCCCGTTCGCCAGGTTCGAGGCGCAGCACCAGCATCAGCCGGCGCCCGTCGGCGATCCGCGCCGTCACGAGCGGGCGGGTGACGAAGCCCGCCCCCGAGGCGTAGGTCTTCACGCCTTCGAGGCCGTCCGCACCGTCGAGGACGAGGCCGCCCTCGGCCGGCTCGGTGTTCCAGACGCCGAAGAGCTGGCCCTCCGCCGCATCGCGGGCGAGCCGCTCGGCGACGGCGGTGTCGGCGTAGCGCAGCACCAGGGCCAGCGCGTTGACGTGCCCTTCGTAGAGCCGCCCGACCGCGAGGTCGTCGCGGCCGATCTCCGTCAGCAGGGCCCGCAGAGCGTCGACTCGGGCGGGCTCGCACAATCCGGCGCCGCCGAGCGCTTCGGGCAGGGGCGCGGCGAGATGCCCGGCCCGACGCAGCCGGGCGATGGCCTGCGCGGGAAAGCCGCCCTGCGCATCCGCCGTCTCGTCGCACGCGCCGGCCCGGGGCACCCTAGGCGACCGCGCGAGAGAAAGGAGCGAATGGGGCGACACAAGCGGCTCGGGGTTCGATGAATCGGAAAAGACATCCCACGAACGGTCCGACACCCCTGCGCGGGCGCACTGGCCTGACGGGAAAGCCCTACCGGAACAAAACCTAGAGCGGCAAGGCGCGTCTTCCCATGCGGCGCAGTCGCGGGGGGGGCGATTATCCCCGGCGGTGTCAGGGGCGGAACCGCGGGGCGCCTCACGGGCGTTCACGTCTTTGGCCGGACCGCACAAGCGGCCGGGACGACATCCGGAGGGAGCGATGGCGGACGACACCGAGCGGCTCGGCCTTCTCATGGGCGTGTAGAGAGGGTGCAGACCGTGAGCGAGACCGAACGTGACACCGATCCGGCGCCCGAACCGAAGCTCGCCGGCATCCTGACCTTC from Methylobacterium sp. AMS5 carries:
- a CDS encoding acyl-CoA dehydrogenase family protein produces the protein MSPHSLLSLARSPRVPRAGACDETADAQGGFPAQAIARLRRAGHLAAPLPEALGGAGLCEPARVDALRALLTEIGRDDLAVGRLYEGHVNALALVLRYADTAVAERLARDAAEGQLFGVWNTEPAEGGLVLDGADGLEGVKTYASGAGFVTRPLVTARIADGRRLMLVLRLEPGERADLSEWCVHGMRATATGTVDFSGLGLRDGEVIGAPDDYGRQPFFFAGAWRFLAVQLGGIEAVLETHRAHLAATGRADDPHQQARFGRAMVAAETSRLLVARAARLAAAEAGHPERVIAYVNLARAAVEQAGLDVITLAQRSIGLAGFLESHPLERLMRDLATYLRQPAPDFALTGMAAHALAADEPLHALWPDEATPRAAERVG